One part of the Capra hircus breed San Clemente chromosome 4, ASM170441v1, whole genome shotgun sequence genome encodes these proteins:
- the LOC102180028 gene encoding GTPase IMAP family member 5-like has translation MGSGKSATGNSILCQPVFESKLGAQAVTRKCQRATGMWNGRSILVVDMPPIFETEAQDQELYENIGDCYLLSVPGPHVLLLVTQLGHFTEQEMVAMTRVKEVFGAGAERYMVILFTNKEDLEGGSLDEYVANTDNFRLRSLVRKCEWRYCAFNNWASGEEQREQLAQLMAMMEGLEGEHQGTFLTNELFFDERILQQMGVGTCGEGQKHYLDKVRLQVAKQKQDLKEAKRN, from the coding sequence ATGGGCAGTGGGAAAAGTGCCACCGGGAACAGCATCCTCTGCCAGCCCGTGTTTGAGTCCAAGCTGGGGGCCCAGGCAGTGACCAGGAAGTGTCAGAGGGCAACAGGAATGTGGAATGGGAGGAGCATCCTGGTGGTGGACATGCCCCCCATCTTTGAGACTGAGGCCCAGGATCAAGAGCTGTATGAGAATATCGGAGACTGTTACCTGCTGTCAGTGCCAGGGCCCCACGTGCTGCTGCTGGTGACCCAGCTGGGGCACTTCACCGAGCAGGAAATGGTGGCCATGACCAGGGTGAAGGAGGTCTTTGGGGCAGGAGCTGAGAGGTACATGGTCATCCTCTTCACCAACAAGGAGGACTTAGAGGGTGGATCCTTGGATGAGTATGTGGCAAACACAGACAACttcaggctgaggagcctggtccGGAAGTGTGAATGGAGGTACTGTGCCTTCAACAACTGGGCCTCCGGGGAGGAGCAGAGAGAGCAGCTGGCCCAGCTGATGGCCATGAtggaggggctggagggggagCACCAAGGCACCTTCCTCACCAATGAGCTCTTCTTTGATGAACGGATACTCCAGCAGATGGGGGTTGGCACCTGTGGAGAAGGTCAGAAGCACTACCTGGACAAGGTACGGCTGCAGGTTGCAAAGCAAAAGCAAGACTTGAAAGAGGCCAAGAGAAACTGA